The nucleotide sequence ATCAAGCTTGTAGGCAAGGGTCTGCGGCACAATGGAAAGCGCCCCGCCCTCGCCCGACCGGGTGACAAAATTCCAGTTGCCAAAATTGCTTATCCAAAAGCCCAGCCGCAGCATTTCAAAACTGACGACCACGTACAGCTTGGCGTTGTTCTCGATCAGGGGCGTCTCGGGCGAGCGCAGCCTGTCCATAAGTTCCTGCGCGGCCTGCCCGTCCAGCCCTTCAAAGACGTTGCCCGGCTCGTTGCCGCACTGCGCCGTATAACGGATGATCTGACGGGCAAAACGGGGGTTGTCGGTGGCAAAGACGGCTGCTGGCAGGTAGAGCGAAGGCCCCGCGTGCTGCGCTCCGTCGGCGATGGTCTGCCGCCGGGCAAAGTGGTTGGCCGAGTAACCCCAGTCCCACCACAGCCAGATCATGGCGTCGGGCGGGGTCATGACCTTGGCGCGCGAGAGCGCCTCCGCATGACGACGGTTGATTACCGGCCCCTGCGACATGGCGGGGATCATGTCGGCAAAGGGAGCAACCAGCAGGGCCAGCAGCAGGCCGCTGGTCAGGATGCCCGCCACGGCTCCGCGCAGGTCAACCCGCAAAAGACGTTGCAGCAGCCAGTAAAAAGGCAGGGTCAGCCCGATGGCGATGATGGGCGCGCCAAACATGACCATGCGGCCGCCCATCTTGACGCTCAAAATGCCCAGCGCCGCCAGGGGCAGCAAAAAAAGCGCGCCAGGCCGCCGCAGCAACACCAGGCCAAAACCCAGAAGGCCAAGCACCCCGGCTTCCATCCATGGATGAAAATAGGGGAAAATTTCGGCAAAGCCCAGGTCCTGCACTTCGATAATGGACTGCGCCACAGAGGGATATTCCAGCGAAAGCCCGCCGCCAGTGCTCTTCACATCGCCGGTGTGCTTCACGTAGGCGTTGATGTGGTTCATGATGGAGGTAAAAATTTCGCCTTGCAGCATCAGGCAGCCCACGCCCGCCAGCAGCAGCGCCAGCAGCCACGGGCGGCACAATAGCCGGCGCAGCTTGTAGCCGGTTTTTGTGCCCGCCGCCAGCAACAGCAGGCTGAAACACAGCCCCCACGGCCCGGCCAGCGTGGGCAGGGCGTAAGCCATACTGCCCAGAAGCAGCAGGCCGCGCCTGCCGCGCGGGGCCATGACCAGACTCATAAAGGCCAGCAAACCCACATTGTAGCGGATCAGATAGGGAAAAACCGAGTGCCATTCCTGCGTCCACCACGAGATGACGCCAGAGCTGCCTAGCAGCACAACCCACTGCCAGCGCAGGGGATTACCCAAATGATCCGCCTGCCTGAACTGCGGAGCCCAGTGCCCCTGCGGCTGGTTGCGCGAAAAAAGACGGCGCACGGTCAATACGCCCGACGACATGGAAAGGCGGCGCAAAACCATGCCCGGCAGCAGCATGTAGCGCATGGCCCAGCTGGCTGGAGCCAACGTCATAAGCAGCGGAAAAAACAGGGTTACGAGGTCTGTATCGTAAAAACCCAGCAGGGTGCGGGCCAGAAAGCCCGGCGATATGGCCGTAAGAATGCCTGCGGCAACGCCAGCCTCAATGCTGCCCAGCGCCCATACCCAGGCAAAGGCGATAACAGCCACAAAACTGGCCAGCAGGGCGGGAAACCAAAACGCCACGGCGGCAGGGGTGCTTCCGACCATATCTGCCATTGCCTTGAGCATCACCGCCATGGGATGCCCCACGGCAAGGCCAAAATCTTCCGCCCCCGCCACCCAGGTGTAGGCGTCGTGGGTAGCCAGCAACCATTCGTTGCCAAGCCGGTATTCCGGATTTTGCCAGCAGGGCCACTCGAGCATGCGCAGGCCAAAAGCCAGGGCCAGGGTCAGCAAGCCCCAAAACAGGCCGCGCGCCCAGTACCTTCCGGGGGGCAAAGACCGCTTGCCGGGGTGCGTGTCCGCGCCCGCTGGCCGCGACATGGCGCCAGCCGGTGCGGCCTGCGGGCCGTGCGGTTTTTCAGCGGTGTTTATTTCTTCGGCTGCAACGGCTGCGGCCTGGTCTGCTGAGTGTTCTGCCGTATGTTCTGCCGTATGCGCTGGGGTATGAGCTGCGTCATGGTTTGCGGCGTGCATGACATTCTCCCTGGGGGGGCTTTGCGCCTGTTCATGTCTGGCGAGGCAGGCCACGGGCCGGTCTGCGCCCGCCGCCTGTTCCCGCCACGAGTTCTCAGGGGGCTGGCATGTCGGCAGGGCTGTTGCGTCCCTGCCGACCGATCACATTAAAAATTCTTGCGGAACAGTGCCTTAGTTCGTCCCGTGCATGGCGGCGTCGTAGGTCAGCCGCTCGCTGGCGGCACTGGGGGCAAGCGCCCAAAACCAGCGCCCGTGGCCTGCGGCCACATACGAATGCTGCGCCGCAAGCCGCCAG is from Desulfovibrio desulfuricans and encodes:
- a CDS encoding STT3 domain-containing protein — its product is MSRPAGADTHPGKRSLPPGRYWARGLFWGLLTLALAFGLRMLEWPCWQNPEYRLGNEWLLATHDAYTWVAGAEDFGLAVGHPMAVMLKAMADMVGSTPAAVAFWFPALLASFVAVIAFAWVWALGSIEAGVAAGILTAISPGFLARTLLGFYDTDLVTLFFPLLMTLAPASWAMRYMLLPGMVLRRLSMSSGVLTVRRLFSRNQPQGHWAPQFRQADHLGNPLRWQWVVLLGSSGVISWWTQEWHSVFPYLIRYNVGLLAFMSLVMAPRGRRGLLLLGSMAYALPTLAGPWGLCFSLLLLAAGTKTGYKLRRLLCRPWLLALLLAGVGCLMLQGEIFTSIMNHINAYVKHTGDVKSTGGGLSLEYPSVAQSIIEVQDLGFAEIFPYFHPWMEAGVLGLLGFGLVLLRRPGALFLLPLAALGILSVKMGGRMVMFGAPIIAIGLTLPFYWLLQRLLRVDLRGAVAGILTSGLLLALLVAPFADMIPAMSQGPVINRRHAEALSRAKVMTPPDAMIWLWWDWGYSANHFARRQTIADGAQHAGPSLYLPAAVFATDNPRFARQIIRYTAQCGNEPGNVFEGLDGQAAQELMDRLRSPETPLIENNAKLYVVVSFEMLRLGFWISNFGNWNFVTRSGEGGALSIVPQTLAYKLDTGEVRLEGNSSAIYASSISVFEETGVTRRNYIQDWFDAHPKATPEEQHEFLSKRRNINFFFNRVTDEKLAMDAGLYNSLMVQLLVGDPQDPRVSPYFKLVYDNVFARIYEVL